A region of Vigna radiata var. radiata cultivar VC1973A chromosome 6, Vradiata_ver6, whole genome shotgun sequence DNA encodes the following proteins:
- the LOC106763360 gene encoding uncharacterized protein LOC106763360 → MAGDLSLQLLQEMQRQMQEMRAEIAAIRAERVQNRVPAHPVQLETVNIESEESGHRATGEEGMRRNDNARRVDEQGERERGGGRRIDARDREEQEGNENRQNRPRGGENGLNVGQRNGVGGENSGANFNGRNDGHRNASGERVPTIADREIETPDQAEGLHPFTTCVMRTGMPENKVLPVMERYGGSTDPIKHLRSFIDAMAVYSSDEMVWCRVFSLSLKGEALDWFHSLAPQTIDSFATLRRLFSQQYISSKTPGMTYTALMRIRQGREETLKGFMERFNRMARQVRNVDQKLIVSALTTALRPEPFVDYLYAEEPQRMANLQHKLASFIRIEEGRAHYKGHDNEPRE, encoded by the coding sequence ATGGCAGGAGACCTTTCGCTACAACTACTTCAAGAAATGCAACGTCAAATGCAAGAAATGAGAGCTGAAATCGCTGCAATACGGGCTGAACGAGTTCAGAACAGGGTACCTGCTCACCCTGTTCAGCTAGAAACAGTGAACATCGAAAGCGAGGAGAGTGGTCATCGGGCTACTGGGGAAGAGGGGATGAGGAGAAATGACAACGCCAGGAGAGTGGATGAACAAGGCGAACGTGAAAGAGGAGGTGGTAGGAGGATAGATGCAAGAGATAGAGAAGAGCAGGAGGGAAATGAAAACAGACAGAATAGGCCAAGAGGTGGGGAAAATGGCCTGAATGTAGGCCAGAGAAACGGTGTTGGGGGTGAAAACAGTGGAGCCAATTTCAATGGTCGTAATGACGGCCATCGAAATGCATCCGGCGAACGGGTTCCAACCATCGCCGATCGAGAGATTGAGACACCCGATCAAGCAGAAGGCCTGCATCCATTCACAACGTGTGTAATGAGAACGGGCATGCCAGAAAATAAGGTGCTGCCTGTAATGGAACGGTATGGGGGTTCTACAGATCCTATTAAGCACCTCAGATCCTTCATCGACGCTATGGCAGTATATTCTTCGGATGAAATGGTATGGTGCAGAGTCTTCTCTTTATCCCTAAAAGGAGAGGCTCTAGATTGGTTTCATTCGTTGGCACCCCAAACGATAGACTCTTTTGCTACTCTTAGAAGGCTATTCAGCCAGCAATATATATCAAGTAAAACACCTGGAATGACGTACACAGCCCTGATGAGAATTAGGCAAGGAAGAGAAGAGACACTCAAAGGGTTCATGGAGAGATTTAATCGGATGGCCCGACAGGTACGAAATGTGGATCAAAAATTGATAGTCAGTGCCTTGACTACCGCCTTAAGGCCTGAACCTTTTGTGGATTACTTATACGCAGAAGAACCGCAACGCATGGCCAATTTGCAGCACAAATTAGCAAGTTTTATCcgaattgaagaaggaagagcTCACTATAAAGGCCATGATAATGAACCGAGAGAGTAG